A single region of the Streptomyces vilmorinianum genome encodes:
- the pstC gene encoding phosphate ABC transporter permease subunit PstC, which yields MATTTTTPPIEDGRAKGATRPGDRVFLGLSRGSGITLLVIMAAIAGFLTYRAVLAISQDSTNFFTTFEWNPAGSPPVFGIAVLAFGTIVSSIVAMVIAVPVAIGIALFISHYAPRKLAKPLAYVVDLLAAVPSIIYGLWGAIFLVPYLDGLNQWLDAYMGWTYIFDKSSDGVARNLFTVGILLAIMILPIITNVTREVFLQVPKMHEEAALALGATRWEVIRMSVLPFGRSGIISASMLGLGRALGETMAVAVVLSPSFVLSGHLLDPGGGTFAQNIAAKFNEANEFGRDALIASGLVLFVITLLVNGAARWIIARRKEYSGANA from the coding sequence ATGGCTACGACAACCACCACACCACCCATAGAAGACGGGCGCGCCAAGGGCGCGACCCGCCCCGGCGACCGGGTCTTCCTCGGTCTGTCCCGCGGTTCCGGCATCACCCTGCTGGTGATCATGGCCGCCATCGCGGGCTTCCTCACCTACCGCGCCGTCCTCGCGATCTCCCAGGACTCCACGAACTTCTTCACCACCTTCGAGTGGAACCCGGCGGGCAGCCCGCCGGTCTTCGGCATCGCCGTCCTCGCCTTCGGCACGATCGTCTCGTCGATCGTCGCCATGGTGATCGCGGTGCCGGTCGCGATCGGCATCGCGCTGTTCATCTCGCACTACGCCCCGCGCAAGCTGGCCAAGCCGCTCGCGTACGTGGTCGACCTGCTCGCCGCCGTCCCCAGCATCATCTACGGCCTCTGGGGCGCGATCTTCCTCGTCCCGTACCTGGACGGCCTGAACCAGTGGCTCGACGCGTACATGGGCTGGACGTACATCTTCGACAAGTCCAGCGACGGCGTCGCCCGCAACCTCTTCACCGTGGGCATCCTGCTGGCGATCATGATCCTGCCGATCATCACCAACGTGACCCGTGAGGTCTTCCTCCAGGTCCCGAAGATGCACGAAGAGGCCGCCCTCGCCCTCGGCGCCACGCGCTGGGAGGTCATCCGGATGTCGGTCCTCCCCTTCGGCCGCTCGGGCATCATCTCCGCCTCGATGCTGGGCCTCGGCCGCGCGCTCGGCGAGACGATGGCCGTCGCCGTCGTGCTCTCGCCCAGCTTCGTCCTCTCGGGCCACCTCCTCGACCCGGGCGGCGGCACCTTCGCCCAGAACATCGCCGCGAAGTTCAACGAGGCCAACGAGTTCGGCCGTGACGCGCTGATCGCCTCCGGTCTCGTCCTCTTCGTCATCACCCTGCTGGTCAACGGCGCGGCCCGGTGGATCATCGCCCGCCGCAAGGAGTACTCGGGGGCCAACGCATGA
- the pstA gene encoding phosphate ABC transporter permease PstA has translation MSNAIQDRPVTTATVQHDPLKHARLPRWTPLAVAIGSIAAAVGLGLAAGWHSRIQWGLIAALFFVLATYAITSKVEGSRQAKDRVATSLVWVCFILAVVPLFSLAWVTISKGLEVLDPYFLTHSMNGVLDAEAGGGVYHALLGTIEQVGIATLIAAPIGLLTAVYLVEYGGGKLAQAVTFFVDVMTGIPSIVAGLFILATWNLMLGFGPSGFAGAMALAILMMPVVVRSTEEMLKLVPNELREASLALGIPKWRTILKVVLPTAIGGITTGVMLAVARITGETAPVLLLVFGTKLINPNPFEGAQSSLPLYVYEQYAVGTDAAVARAWAAALVLIAFVMILNLVARGIARWKAPKTGR, from the coding sequence ATGAGCAACGCCATACAGGACCGCCCGGTGACCACCGCCACCGTCCAGCACGACCCGCTGAAGCACGCCCGGCTCCCCCGCTGGACCCCCCTCGCCGTCGCCATAGGGTCGATCGCCGCGGCCGTCGGCCTCGGACTGGCGGCCGGCTGGCACAGCCGCATCCAGTGGGGCCTGATCGCCGCGCTGTTCTTCGTCCTCGCGACGTACGCGATCACCTCCAAGGTGGAGGGCTCCCGCCAGGCCAAGGACCGGGTCGCGACCAGCCTCGTCTGGGTCTGCTTCATCCTGGCCGTCGTCCCGCTGTTCTCCCTCGCCTGGGTCACGATCAGCAAGGGCCTCGAAGTCCTCGACCCGTACTTCCTCACCCACTCGATGAACGGCGTCCTCGACGCCGAGGCCGGCGGCGGCGTCTACCACGCGCTGCTCGGCACGATCGAGCAGGTCGGCATCGCGACCCTGATCGCCGCGCCGATCGGCCTGCTGACCGCGGTCTACCTCGTCGAGTACGGCGGCGGGAAGCTCGCCCAGGCCGTCACCTTCTTCGTCGACGTCATGACGGGCATCCCGTCGATCGTCGCGGGTCTGTTCATCCTCGCCACCTGGAATCTGATGCTGGGCTTCGGGCCCTCCGGATTCGCCGGCGCGATGGCCCTCGCGATCCTGATGATGCCGGTCGTGGTCCGCTCCACCGAGGAGATGCTCAAGCTCGTCCCGAACGAGCTGCGCGAGGCCTCCCTGGCCCTCGGCATCCCGAAGTGGCGCACGATCCTGAAGGTGGTCCTGCCCACCGCGATCGGCGGCATCACCACGGGCGTCATGCTCGCGGTCGCCCGCATCACCGGTGAGACGGCCCCCGTCCTGCTCCTCGTGTTCGGTACGAAGCTCATCAACCCGAACCCCTTCGAAGGCGCCCAGTCCTCCCTGCCGCTCTACGTGTACGAGCAGTACGCGGTCGGCACCGACGCCGCCGTGGCCCGCGCCTGGGCCGCCGCGCTCGTCCTGATCGCCTTCGTCATGATCCTCAACCTGGTGGCCCGCGGCATCGCCCGCTGGAAGGCCCCGAAGACCGGCCGCTGA
- the pstB gene encoding phosphate ABC transporter ATP-binding protein PstB, whose amino-acid sequence MAKRIDVSGLSAYYGAHKAIDDISMTVEPRSVTAFIGPSGCGKSTFLRTLNRMHEVTPGGRVEGKVMLDDENLYGSHVDPVAVRRTVGMVFQRPNPFPTMSIFDNVAAGLRLNGRYKKSELSDIVERSLKGANLWNEVKDRLNKPGSGLSGGQQQRLCIARAIAVEPDVLLMDEPCSALDPISTLAIEDLIGELKERFTIVIVTHNMQQAARVSDRTAFFNLAAVGQPGKLVELDDTERIFSNPSVQATEDYISGRFG is encoded by the coding sequence ATGGCCAAGCGAATCGACGTCAGCGGCCTCTCCGCGTACTACGGCGCCCACAAGGCGATCGACGACATCTCCATGACGGTCGAGCCCCGCTCGGTGACGGCCTTCATCGGCCCCTCCGGCTGCGGCAAGTCCACCTTCCTGCGCACCCTGAACCGCATGCACGAGGTCACCCCCGGTGGCCGCGTCGAGGGCAAGGTGATGCTGGACGACGAGAACCTGTACGGCTCCCACGTCGACCCGGTCGCCGTGCGCCGCACGGTCGGCATGGTCTTCCAGCGCCCGAACCCGTTCCCCACCATGTCGATCTTCGACAACGTGGCGGCGGGCCTGCGCCTGAACGGCCGGTACAAGAAGTCCGAGCTCAGCGACATCGTCGAGCGCTCCCTCAAGGGCGCGAACCTCTGGAACGAGGTCAAGGACCGCCTGAACAAGCCGGGCTCCGGCCTCTCCGGCGGTCAGCAGCAGCGTCTGTGCATCGCCCGCGCGATCGCGGTCGAGCCGGACGTCCTGCTGATGGACGAGCCCTGCTCGGCCCTCGACCCGATCTCGACGCTGGCGATCGAGGACCTGATCGGCGAGCTGAAGGAGCGCTTCACGATCGTCATCGTGACGCACAACATGCAGCAGGCGGCCCGCGTCTCGGACCGCACGGCCTTCTTCAACCTGGCGGCCGTGGGCCAGCCGGGCAAGCTGGTCGAGCTGGACGACACCGAGCGCATCTTCTCCAACCCGAGCGTCCAGGCGACCGAGGACTACATCTCCGGCCGCTTCGGATAA
- a CDS encoding inorganic phosphate transporter gives MDTFALIVTIGVALGFTYTNGFHDSANAIATSVSTRALTPRAALAMAAVMNLAGAFLGSGVAKTVSEGLIETPTGDKGMGILFAALVGAIIWNLVTWYFGLPSSSSHALFGGMVGAALAGGTEVIWSGVLDKVVIPMFVSPVVGLIVGYLVMCLIMWIFRKTNPHKTKRGFRIAQTVSAAGMALGHGLQDAQKTMGIVVMALVIADVQQAGDDIPVWVKVACAVMLSLGTYAGGWRIMRTLGRKIIELDPPQGFAAETTGASIMFGSAFLFHAPISTTHVITSAIMGVGATKRVNAVRWGVAKNIILGWFITMPAAAIMAAASYYVVRLFFG, from the coding sequence GTGGACACCTTTGCGCTGATCGTGACCATCGGTGTCGCGCTCGGCTTCACGTATACGAACGGCTTCCACGACTCCGCCAACGCCATCGCCACCTCCGTCTCGACCCGGGCGCTGACCCCGCGGGCGGCGCTGGCGATGGCGGCGGTCATGAACCTGGCAGGCGCTTTCCTCGGCAGCGGTGTCGCCAAGACGGTGAGCGAGGGCCTGATCGAGACGCCCACGGGCGACAAGGGGATGGGCATCCTCTTCGCCGCGCTCGTCGGCGCGATCATCTGGAACCTGGTGACCTGGTACTTCGGTCTGCCGTCCTCGTCCTCCCACGCGCTGTTCGGCGGCATGGTGGGCGCGGCGCTGGCCGGCGGGACCGAGGTGATCTGGTCGGGCGTGCTCGACAAGGTCGTCATCCCGATGTTCGTCTCGCCGGTCGTCGGCCTGATCGTCGGCTACCTGGTCATGTGCCTGATCATGTGGATCTTCCGCAAGACCAACCCGCACAAGACGAAGCGCGGCTTCCGTATCGCCCAGACGGTGTCGGCGGCCGGTATGGCGCTCGGTCACGGTCTGCAGGACGCCCAGAAGACGATGGGCATCGTGGTGATGGCCCTGGTCATCGCCGATGTGCAGCAGGCGGGCGACGACATCCCGGTGTGGGTGAAGGTCGCGTGCGCCGTGATGCTCTCGCTGGGCACGTACGCGGGCGGCTGGCGGATCATGCGGACGCTGGGCCGGAAGATCATCGAGCTGGACCCGCCGCAGGGCTTCGCGGCGGAGACGACGGGCGCGTCGATCATGTTCGGCTCGGCGTTCCTGTTCCACGCGCCGATCTCGACGACGCACGTCATCACGTCCGCGATCATGGGCGTGGGGGCGACGAAGCGGGTGAACGCGGTGCGGTGGGGCGTCGCGAAGAACATCATCCTGGGGTGGTTCATCACGATGCCGGCCGCGGCGATCATGGCGGCCGCCAGTTACTACGTGGTGCGGCTGTTCTTCGGGTAG